A genomic window from Hyla sarda isolate aHylSar1 chromosome 8, aHylSar1.hap1, whole genome shotgun sequence includes:
- the LOC130284696 gene encoding uncharacterized protein LOC130284696, producing MMLLDLTRSPRKEGVTSSAADKFTSMISSQRSRTRPINCSEDTERTRRINCLEDREDQTHQLFRGQRGPDASTVQRTQRGPDASTVQRTERTRPINCSEDTERTRPINCSEDREDQTHQLFRGQRGPDPSTVQRTERTRRINCSEDTERTRRINCSEDTERTRRINCSEDTERTRRINCSEDREDQTHQLFRGHREDQTHQLFRGHRGLDPTTVQRTQRGSDPSTVHRTQTGPDPSTVQRLQRGPDTSTVQRIQKGPDPSTVQRTERTRHINCSQNTNRTRPINCSEDTERTRPIYCSEDTERTRPINCSEDTERTRPINCSEDRGLDPTTVQRTQRGPDPSTVQRIQRGPDPSTVQRTQRRPDLSTVQRIERTRPINCSEDTERTRPINCS from the coding sequence ATGATGTTACTGGATCTCACGAGGAGCCCTAGGAAAGAAGGAGTCACCTCCTCTGCTGCAGATAAGTTCACCAGCATGATTAGTTCACAGAGATCAAGGACCAGACCCATCAACTGTTCAGAGGATACAGAGAGGACCAGACGCATCAACTGTTTAGAGGACAGAGAGGACCAGACGCATCAACTGTTCAGAGGACAGAGAGGACCAGACGCATCAactgttcagaggacacagagagGACCAGACGCATCAACTGTTCAGAGGACAGAGAGGACCAGACCCATCAactgttcagaggacacagagagGACCAGACCCATCAACTGTTCAGAGGACAGAGAGGACCAGACACATCAACTGTTCAGAGGACAGAGAGGACCAGACCCATCAACTGTTCAGAGGACAGAGAGGACCAGACGCATCAactgttcagaggacacagagagGACCAGACGCATCAactgttcagaggacacagagagGACCAGACGTATCAactgttcagaggacacagagagGACCAGACGCATCAACTGTTCAGAGGACAGAGAGGACCAGACGCATCAactgttcagaggacacagagagGACCAGACCCATCAactgttcagaggacacagaggaCTAGACCCAACTactgttcagaggacacagagagGATCAGACCCATCAACTGTTCACAGAACACAAACAGGACCAGACCCATCAACTGTTCAGAGGCTACAGAGAGGACCAGACACATCAACTGTTCAGAGGATACAGAAAGGACCAGACCCATCAACTGTTCAGAGGACAGAGAGGACCAGACACATCAACTGTTCACAGAACACAAACAGGACCAGACCCATCAactgttcagaggacacagagagGACCAGACCAATCTACTGTTCAGAGGACACTGAGAGGACCAGACCTATCAACTGTTCAGAGGATACAGAGAGGACCAGACCCATCAACTGTTCAGAGGACAGAGGACTAGACCCAACTactgttcagaggacacagagagGACCAGACCCATCTACTGTTCAGAGGATACAGAGAGGACCAGACCCATCAactgttcagaggacacagagacGACCAGACCTATCAACTGTTCAGAGGATAGAGAGGACCAGACCCATCAACTGTTCAGAGGACACTGAGAGGACCAGGCCTATCAACTGTTCATAG